In Bacillus pumilus, the sequence ATTTGGCACAAAATACGGTGTAGCAATCCAGACAAATTGTTTCGCATTTGAAATGAGTGCATCATATAAATCACTCATACTTTCCTTCATATCAGGTCCAGTTGGTACAACCTGAATGACATCCTCTCCTGTCACAGGGTGCGGCGTATGATACTTCGGATCATCAATTAACACTTCATCTGATACATACTCCCAGTCCAGCATGAAAACGGAGTGCAGGGTTTGAACAGCTTCACCCTTTAACATCGCATGCGTATCACGCCAAAAGCCGATGCTTTCATCCCGCCCTACATATTCTTTCCCGACATTTAACCCGCCGACAAATCCCGTTTCCCCATCAATAATCACGATTTTCCGGTGATTTCGGAAATTGAATTTTTGATTAAAGAATCCATATTTTAAAGGCAGAAAGGGAGCGATGTTTACACCTGCCTGCTTTAATCGTTTAATATCTTTTCGGGAGAAGCGAATGCTGCCCGCCGCATCATAGATAAAGCGAACCTCTACCCCTTCTTTCACTTTTTCAATGAGAATGTCCATCATTTGGTGACCAAGGAAATCAGATTTAAACATGTAATATTCAATATGAATGAACGTTTTTGCCTTTTTCAACTCTTCAAAAATCCGCGGAAAGGTTTCCTCTCCATTCTTTAAAATGTCCATATCACTATTTGTATTCACATGCATTCCTGTCGCTTTTTCTGTGTAATGAAAAAAAGTACGCTGATTCTCGGTTAAACGTGTTTCATCCGGCTTGCTCTCAAGCTCTGATATTCTGCGTAATTTTTCACGGTTATACATTCTCTTCGATTTGAACAAATGACCTTTTACGTAAAGCTGCCCCGAGAATAAATAAAACATATAGCCAATGATCGGGAAAAAGATCAGCACATATATCCATAACAATGTGTGCTGTGATGTCCGATTCTCTAGCATCAGCGAGACGATACTAAATAAAATAATGGCGACATAAATCGCTGCGTAAAGCTGGATGCTCCATGCTGGCACCGGCCACCAATACACCACATATGCCCCGATTATCATGAAATATAAAAATAAAAATTCCAGTCTCCTCTTTTTCACATTCTCCGCCCTCATTCGTTTCTGTCTTTTTCTCTTCCATACCCTTTGCACAGCTTGTATGAAACGCACGGTCCACTGCTTTCTTCTAGCTTTTACAGACTGGAGCCATTTGATCCGATATAATGGAGAAATATGTGAAGGAAAGGAAGATTTGTTTATGCATACACCATCTCCTTTAAAAAAAGGCGACCATATTCGGGTCATCGCCCCAAGCCGAAGTGCTGGCATCTTATCAGAAGAAGGAATGTCTCAAGCCAAAAAACGTTTAGAGACTTTAGGGTTTACTGTCTCTTTTGGAAAACACGTGTTTGAATGTGATCTTCATTCCTCATCATCCATTGAACACCGCGTATCTGATCTACATGAGGCGTTCTCAAATGATGAAGTCGATGGCATTTTGACTGCAATCGGCGGTTTCAACTGCAATGAGCTTTTGCCTTATATTGATTACGACTTGATCCGTCAGCATCCCAAAGTCCTTTGCGGCTACAGTGATATCACAGCAATCGCCAACGCCATTACCACAAAATGTGATATGGTGACATACTCAGGCCCTCATTTCTCCAGCTTTCAAATGGAGCAGGGACAAGAGGAGCAGACAGTCATGTTTCAAGCCTGCGTGATGAGCGGCGAGCCATTTGATCTTACTCCTTCTACAAAATGGAGTGATGATGCGTGGTATCTTGACCAAGCGAACAGGCAGTTTCATCCGACGAAATGGGGAATATATCACGAAGGAACAGCTGAAGGCACCTTGTATGGCGGAAACCTTTGTACACTGAACTTACTGCAAGGGACCTCGTATATGCCGAAAGTAAAGGATACGATCTTATTTGTTGAGGATGATGACTTGGTGTTTCCTGAAATGTTTGCCAGAGACCTTACCTCCCTCTTACAGCATGCAGGATCAATCAAAGGGCTGATCATCGGACGCTTTCAAAAGAAATCTCAGATGACAGAGGAACATTTGAGGTTCATCCTAGACAAGCATCCAATGCTCAAACACATCCCGGTGATCTATGATGTAGATATAGGACATACACAGCCTGTATTCACCTTACCGATTGGCGGAAACGCCCAGCTATCGTGCAAAGACGGAGACGTGAAGCTGCGCATTCATTCATAAATAAAGCCAAAAAAGCACCCGAAAACGAGGTGCTTTTTCCTATTCCATGATCTATTTCAACATTTTTTTAGAAAAAGTGATCCAATCCTTCATCCCCCTCGTTAAGTAGATGTCACAACGAAAAGAGAGGAGGCAAAAACATGTTTTCAGATGTTCTCAGCCAGCTATTCGATTCTATTTCTAACATTATTAATACGCTTGGTTAATCCAATTTTGCACACAGACTAAATGCTTTTCGGAAGGAGGTTACGCTCAATGTTCTCTGATGTACTTAGCCAATTATTTGATTCTATTTCTAACATTATTAATACGCTTGGTTAATTTTCAAAACCCGCTTTCTTTAGAAGATAGCGGGTTTTTCATATAAAAAGCCCCGCTTCTAAAGTAGAGCGGGACTTTTATGCATTACATCTTTTCCGGTGCAGATACGCCAATTAGTTTGAATGCGTTGGCTAGCGTAATTTGTGTTGCTTTCATGAGTGATAGACGTGCTATCGTTTTTGTTTCGTTTTCTACATCAATGACCTTCTCTGCATTGTAGAAGCTGTGAAGGGCTGATGCAAGGTCATAAATATAGTTCGTCACACGGTGCGGAATACGTTTTTCAGCGGCTTCTGCTACGACTTCTGGGAAGCTGCCGATGATTTTCAAAAGATCGTATTCTTTTTCCGATTGGATATGAGAGAAGTCTGCTTTTTCAAGGTTCGGCTCATAGCCTTTTTCTTCCCCTTGACGCAGCATACTGCAAATTCTCGCATGCGCATATTGTGCATAATACACAGGGTTTTCGTTCGACGTAGAAATCGCTAAGTCTAGGTCAAAGTCCATATGTGTCGCCGCACTTCTCATCGCAAAGAAATAACGAGTGGCATCTAAGCCTACTTCTTCAATCAGATCACGCATTGTGACTGCTTTTCCTGTACGCTTACTCATCTTCATCTTTTCACCGTTTTTGTATAGGTGAACAAGCTGAATGATTTCTACTTCAAGCTTGTCCGCTGGATATCCAAGGGCTTGGATGGCCGCTTTCATTCGAGGGATATAGCCATGATGGTCTGCTCCCCAAATGTTAATGAGCTGATCAAAGCCTCTATCCAGTTTGTCCTTATGATATGCGATATCTGGAAGCAAGTACGTGAAGCTGCCGTCTTTTTTAATCAGTACACGGTCCTTGTCATCGCCAAAATCAGTTGAACGCAGCCATGTCGCGCCGTCTGCTTCAAAGATATAGCCTTTTTCACGAAGCGTTTCTAGCGCTGGTTCAATTTTGCCGTTTTCATATAAAGATGTTTCAGAATACCATACATCAAATGGGACACGGAAATTCTCCAGGTCTACACGTAATTTTTCTAATTCGTATTTTAATCCGTACTCACGGAAGAACTTCATGCGCTCTTCTTCTGGCTCGTGCACGAAACGGTCACCAAATTCATCAGCAAGCTTTTGACCAATGCCTTTGATGTCTTCTCCTCTATAGCCGTCCTCTGGCATTTCTTTTTCAAGACCGAGCGCCTCAAAGTAACGTACTTCTACAGATAAAGCGAGGTTATTGATTTGATTCCCTGCATCGTTGATATAGTATTCACGGCTCACGTCGAACCCTGCTTTATCAAGGATGTTGCAAAGAGAATCACCTACAGCTGCTCCGCGGGCATGTCCAAGGTGAAGATCACCTGTTGGGTTTGCTGAAACGAATTCGACTTGTACCTTCTGGCCGCCGCCTGTATTCGTTTCGCCGTATGCCTCTTTTGCCTCAAGGACCGATGGGATGAGCTTTGTTAAATACTGATTGTTCATATAAAAGTTAATGAATCCTGGACCTGCGATATCCAGTTTTTCAATAGACGCTTTCCCTTTGTCAAACGCATTGACAATGTCTTCTGCGATTTGACGAGGTGCTTTTTTCGCAATGCGGGCAAGCTGCATCGCCATGTTGGTGGAGTAATCACCGTGCGTTTTCTCTTTTGGCTCTTCCAAAAGGACATCAGGCACCTGGCTTTCATCAGCAAGTCCTGCTTTGACGACTGCCGCAATGATTTCTTCTTTTAACGCATCTTTGACCTGTTCTGCGATATTCATGAACGTAAATCCTCCTTATACGAAATCGATAATGTATGTAAATGCTTTTGATCTTCACCTGTGAGCATATCGTACGTAATGTGCAGCAGTCCCTTGTCCACATCGAGATCAATGCCATGTGTGTGAACATCGAGCTGAAGTGTACCGAATGGCATCGTGTAATGTGTGACGGTCGTTTCTCCAATGAGAAAGCGCTGCTTCATTTGAATGGCACCTGATCTCATGACAAAAATTTCTTTATCACTCATTTTCACAACGGTTTTTACTTGACCCATTTCATGTTCTTCATGGTAAGTGAGATACGTTTTGTCATTCTTCTCTTGGTACGTTCCAGTTGTCCGGAATTCGATCGTTTCAGCCGGTTCCGTCTCTGGTTTCATCACTGACTTTACATGAATTGAAATTTGGTTTTGTGTCATTTTGCACTTCCTTTGCTAAGACCCGTTTAACTAAAATAGTATACCATATTCACGATCGCCTATCATACCATCATTTCTCTTCTTCACTAGGATTAAACTTCGTTTTTGATCTTCTAAAATCACTTTAGCAAAAGAGAAAAATGAAATTGACCAAATATAACGAGTCCAGCCTTTAATCCCAAGTCTTTTCGATTTATTAAATAAAAAAGAGCTTGTATGCCTGAACTTGCCAAAAATGCCTGGAAAAAATCAAATGGAACGATATGTGCTTGCTTACATACCACCTGCATGAATAACGCAATGCAAGTGAGATAGAAAAATCCTCGATCCTGAAACAGACCAACCATCTCTTCCTTTGCCTCTTTTTTCGAAGCGAAAACTGGCGGCTCAGATGCGAGCTCTCGTTTC encodes:
- the cls gene encoding cardiolipin synthase → MKKRRLEFLFLYFMIIGAYVVYWWPVPAWSIQLYAAIYVAIILFSIVSLMLENRTSQHTLLWIYVLIFFPIIGYMFYLFSGQLYVKGHLFKSKRMYNREKLRRISELESKPDETRLTENQRTFFHYTEKATGMHVNTNSDMDILKNGEETFPRIFEELKKAKTFIHIEYYMFKSDFLGHQMMDILIEKVKEGVEVRFIYDAAGSIRFSRKDIKRLKQAGVNIAPFLPLKYGFFNQKFNFRNHRKIVIIDGETGFVGGLNVGKEYVGRDESIGFWRDTHAMLKGEAVQTLHSVFMLDWEYVSDEVLIDDPKYHTPHPVTGEDVIQVVPTGPDMKESMSDLYDALISNAKQFVWIATPYFVPNESIRTALKIAATRGVDVRVMVPETNDGFLTQYATRSYFAELLKEGIKVYHYQKGFMHQKVMIADGELASVGTANVDMRSFQLNFEVNVFTAAKKPIEQLMAHYEEDMKECEQMGPVHFYKRGLKERLKESFARLFSGVL
- a CDS encoding S66 family peptidase — its product is MHTPSPLKKGDHIRVIAPSRSAGILSEEGMSQAKKRLETLGFTVSFGKHVFECDLHSSSSIEHRVSDLHEAFSNDEVDGILTAIGGFNCNELLPYIDYDLIRQHPKVLCGYSDITAIANAITTKCDMVTYSGPHFSSFQMEQGQEEQTVMFQACVMSGEPFDLTPSTKWSDDAWYLDQANRQFHPTKWGIYHEGTAEGTLYGGNLCTLNLLQGTSYMPKVKDTILFVEDDDLVFPEMFARDLTSLLQHAGSIKGLIIGRFQKKSQMTEEHLRFILDKHPMLKHIPVIYDVDIGHTQPVFTLPIGGNAQLSCKDGDVKLRIHS
- the argS gene encoding arginine--tRNA ligase; protein product: MNIAEQVKDALKEEIIAAVVKAGLADESQVPDVLLEEPKEKTHGDYSTNMAMQLARIAKKAPRQIAEDIVNAFDKGKASIEKLDIAGPGFINFYMNNQYLTKLIPSVLEAKEAYGETNTGGGQKVQVEFVSANPTGDLHLGHARGAAVGDSLCNILDKAGFDVSREYYINDAGNQINNLALSVEVRYFEALGLEKEMPEDGYRGEDIKGIGQKLADEFGDRFVHEPEEERMKFFREYGLKYELEKLRVDLENFRVPFDVWYSETSLYENGKIEPALETLREKGYIFEADGATWLRSTDFGDDKDRVLIKKDGSFTYLLPDIAYHKDKLDRGFDQLINIWGADHHGYIPRMKAAIQALGYPADKLEVEIIQLVHLYKNGEKMKMSKRTGKAVTMRDLIEEVGLDATRYFFAMRSAATHMDFDLDLAISTSNENPVYYAQYAHARICSMLRQGEEKGYEPNLEKADFSHIQSEKEYDLLKIIGSFPEVVAEAAEKRIPHRVTNYIYDLASALHSFYNAEKVIDVENETKTIARLSLMKATQITLANAFKLIGVSAPEKM
- a CDS encoding DUF1934 domain-containing protein; translation: MTQNQISIHVKSVMKPETEPAETIEFRTTGTYQEKNDKTYLTYHEEHEMGQVKTVVKMSDKEIFVMRSGAIQMKQRFLIGETTVTHYTMPFGTLQLDVHTHGIDLDVDKGLLHITYDMLTGEDQKHLHTLSISYKEDLRS